One region of Bacterioplanoides sp. SCSIO 12839 genomic DNA includes:
- a CDS encoding DUF3325 family protein produces MPIAIFLLWPALHLMYGVSQHRSDKIDRRRRIAGRFLLAAAFALAYSPYGWEKGLFYVLFSLMGVAAIFTQVRIWRPVVVPFLTVVSLIVGGLVLAELLTGDAHGLA; encoded by the coding sequence ATGCCCATCGCCATCTTCCTGCTCTGGCCAGCACTGCATTTGATGTACGGCGTCAGCCAACACCGCAGCGATAAAATTGACCGCCGTCGCCGCATCGCCGGTCGCTTTTTGCTGGCCGCAGCATTTGCGCTTGCTTATTCACCGTATGGCTGGGAAAAGGGCTTGTTCTACGTGCTGTTCAGCCTGATGGGCGTGGCTGCAATTTTTACCCAAGTCAGAATCTGGCGACCGGTCGTTGTTCCGTTTCTGACAGTGGTCAGCCTGATTGTCGGCGGATTAGTGTTGGCAGAGTTACTAACGGGAGACGCTCATGGACTGGCTTAA